The DNA segment TCCAGTATTAACATAATTGTTTAAAATATATGTCATATAAGACTGTTTCAAAGAAAATGCTCTTCTTTTTGCAAGTATATTTCTATTATAAAATTGTGGTTGCAAACTTTTACTTGCAGTCGTCCCTTTTGTACAAGCACCTAAATATTTTGTATCCCCTTCAGATATTTTATGAGCATTTCCACTTATAACTTTCTCCACAATTGTTTTATAATCTTCAAGAATTATTTCTAAATCTTTAGAACATATTTCGCTATAAATATCATATAAATTTACATAATCTATACTGTGATTCGTTCTAGGTTCAGTTTTAATTCTATGATACCAAATCATTAGAATAAGCTTTATTTTATTTTCCAAATGTGAGCCTTTAAACTCGATATCAATGGGTTTATCATTTGGTATCATTGTGATAACAAGTCGTTCACCTGCTTTTATACCTTTAGTTGTTTTTTCATATGGTGTAGCTTTAAGTTCCATACCAACCTTATAAAAATCGGGGGTCGAATCACTGTTAGGTTTATATAAATAATAATGTTCCTCTAATAAATTTCCTAAATTTCCTTTACTTCTAGGATTATTATAATACTCAATTTTTTCATCTAATAATACATCAGAAAATACTTTACTTAATACATCAGCAAAACTTAACCCAATAAGTTCATTAGAATATCTAAAAATATCTTTTATACTGGAATCATCATATGGTAAATTTTTCATATTTTTCCTCATTTATAACACATAGTACATCTTCAACTTTACAATCTAAAGCCAAGCAAATCTTTGCAATATTCTTTAAAGATATATACTCATTCTTACCCATATTTGCTATGCAATTTGATGTTAAACTTGCTTTTTCTAATAAATCTTTTTTCTTCATATTTCTTGATTTCAAAAGATTCCATAACGGCTCATACGATATGTTCATACTATCCTCTCTTACCTTTTTATCTTGCTTAATTATAACAAAAACTTGAGTTTTCTCAAGTTTCATTATCGGTTATATTAACATTTCATCGAACATATCATTCAAAAGATTACAAGGACTATTTAAGTATTCGTTATATACTATATCTTTTACAATAACTGTTCCAATATTTCCTATATTGACTTGTTCCATCATTAATGTAAAACCGGGTCTATCAAATCTTGTTCCACTTGTACCATCATCTGTAAAGTGAATGATATTATCTTAATCATTTTTAATTGCATATTCTTCAAGTATTTTCTTTTGGTTAGAAATACTATGTCCATACTAACAACCCTTATGGTCCAAAGAACAAGATTCACTCCTATGACTCCAAATGACTTCTTTTCCCATTTCTTGTAAGTAAGCTTCCCAATCAGTAAAAACAGTTCCATCTTCTCTCACCAAAGCCGGTAAGCCAATATCATGAATAGCTTTTAAATGATCAAAGACGGCTTCTTTATCTCTTAAAATCAAAAATTCTTTTAGGGTTTTCAAAGAAGTGTTAATATCCAAAAATTCATATTTCACACCATAGTAATCAAAGTTTTCTTTACACGCCACACAATCCGAACACATTTCACTACCATAAATTTTAAACATGATTCCCCCTATCAGCATTGACCAACACATTATAAATCAATTTATACCAAAATAGAGAGGGCAAAACAAGCAAGAGAATTAGAATTGATTAGAAAATAACAATATTTTTGTTAATATCCTGTATCTTGTCTTTAACACTTTCAAGAGAGTAAAAAGTCGCAGAAGTCCTTTATTTAAAGGCTTTTAATGACTTTTTATTTTTGTGGCTGATAGGCGTATATTATTTGCTTTCTTTATTTCTCCTAAAACATAAATATTATGCTTTATACCCCTCAGTAGCCTCTTTTATCATCCTATCATACCAGTCTGTCGTCTCTAATGGCATTTCATGATACTTATCAAACACTTCATACAAATACTTATCCTTAACTTTGTTTTCTATTATCTTCTTAAGAGAATCTGTATTGCAATACAGTCAATATAGTAGGCACAAATTTATAGAAAATAATTCAGCTTTATACTCATTGGGTGTCATATAACCGATTACACCAGAATGAAAAATCAATCCATATTGAATATTTCGTTTACTATATGCTTTATGAAATGCAGTCATGGTTAAATTTACATCATGTTTTGATGATATATGCCCGCCGATGATTTTCCTTGAAAACAGATCCCATGGCAATACAAAGATAGCACCATTTGCCAGATACCTTAATATGGTGATGTCTTATAGGTTTGTCTGTAGACAATTTAGGTAAATCCATGGAACGCATCAGTCGATACACTCTTCCAACACTGATGTTTATTGCACTTAAGGAAATACTGTACTCACGGCTGAGCTGTGATTGAGATTTGCCATTTTGATGAAGGGATACGATGGACTTTTAAAGTCCTCATCATAACGATTGTTAGGCATGAAATACTCCTTTCTTTTTGTCTACTTTATTAGTATAGATTCAATTATCCCTGAACATTCATAATCTAAATGAAATCAAACAAAGTATATTGAAAATGTTTTTTATATCTGTTATTCTGAAACAAATAAATTAATTTCTTTGAAATTATGAGGGGCGTAGATATGAACACTATTAAAAAAAGAAGAAATATTAACTTTTTTAAAAGATAACTTAGTAATTTTCGATGAGAGTATAGATGAAAAGAAGATATCTAAATATGTTATAAACAAATCCAAATATAGCAGAAATCAGCTGTTAATTACAGATGCATCAAGCTATAAATGTAATCTTCGATGTGTTTATTGCATGCAACAAAATACTTTTAAAGATGTAAAGGAAATAAGTGTTAAAGAAAGAGTAGATATTTGGCAAAATCTAATAGAAGCAAGTGGTCTTCAAAGTGCTACAATTGTTTTATTTGGAGGCGAACCTTTCTTAAACTTGAATTATGTTAATAATTTATTAACAGAAGCAACAAATAGGAATTTGCCGATTGATTACTATAGTGCAGTTACTAACGGGGTTAATTTAGATGCAAATTCTATTGAACTATTGACTAAGTTTCCATTTTCTAAATACAGATAACACTAGATGGAACTGAAAGAATACATGATACCAGAAGATACCTGAAAAACAAAGTAGGAAGTTTTAAAACAATAATTGCAAATTTGCATACTATTTTTAATCATACAAAAATTAACATAATTATTAATAGCGTTTTAGATAAAGGAAATTTAAATGATTATATAGAGATGATTACATTCCTTTTAGAGGAATTCCCATCTGAGATAAAGACAGGAAGAATGATATTTAATGTCGGAAGAGAATGCCACCCGGTATTTAAATCGAAATATACAAATGAAAATATCTTGGAGGAAAAAGAGTATGCTAAGGTGGTTTATGATGCGATAGATTTTTTAATTGAAAATAACTGTGAAATCAACCAATTAAAGCCATCACCTATATGTATGCGATTATCTGAAAATGATATTATGGTTTCACCTGATGGTAGCTTATACAAATGTATATCAGGATTAGGCATGGATAAGTTTAAATTAATAAGCAAAGATGATTTTTTGGAAAAGCCGTATATGTATACCTTAATGCAAAGCCAATGGTGTGAAAAGGATGTGGATATGGAATGTGAAAATTGTCCGTATTTATTTTTATGCAATGGGGGTTGTTCCTATAATGCTTTTATCCAAGGCACCAAAAAGGAATGCAATAAAGAGTATTTGAGCGCCTCTATCGATAGATTAATTTTAGCAATGGGAAACTATTTGGAAAGAAAAGGGGAACTTGTCGAATGGAATATGTAAAGTTAGAACGTTGTTCCAAGAGGTTTGATAATCAGCCGGTTTTAAAAGAAATTTCCTATTCTTTTTTTACAGGTGGATATTGCATTAGTGGAGAGAATGGTAGTGGGAAAAGCACACTATTAAAAATGATGATGGGCTTAATCTTACCGGATACGGGACAGGTAACTGTCATCACAGAAAAGAGTGATCATTTAAGTACTACGGTCAAATCTCAAATCGGGTATATGTTTGCAAGTGAGAGGACACTATACTATAAATTGACCGCAAGAGAAAATTTAGAAATGATGGGCTCTATCTATGGTATGAAAGCTGAGAAATTAAAAGAAAGAGTCGGTGAAGTTTTAAAATTAGTAGAATTAGAAGATAATAAAAAATATATTGAAACGTATTCTACAGGTATGAAAAAGAGATTAATGTTGGCCAGAGCTATCTTACATAATCCCAAAGTTTTATTCCTGGATGAACCCTATAGTGGTTTAGATGAAAGCGGTTGTCAGTTATTGACGCAAATATTAGAAAATGAAGTAAATAATGGTAAATGTGTGATTGTTGTCAGTCATCAATTGGGATATATTCCAAGCCATTGGAAGCAGTTGTCAATAAAAGAAGGAGAGTTATGTTCTGGCTAGTCAAGAAGGAATATTTATATGACTTTCGCTATAAGATGAGAAGTTTAAATTTAATTTTTAATCCATTCTTTATGATGGCACCGTATGTTTTATTAGCTCAAAACTACGGAGCGGCCACAAGGGTATTAGGAAGTATGCTCCTATGGTCGTGGTTAGTGCAGCTAATCTATGGTATTTCTTATGGCATTGAGTCTTTAAAGATTGAGGGAGTACTAGGTATGATCTTGATGTCACCCATGCACTTTATCACCTATCAGTTTTTCTACTATATTTATTTAGTTCTTCGTCAATTATTGGTAACAGGAATAACCTTAGTGCTCACATGGCTGTTTCTTGGAATAACAGTTGATAATATAGTAAAGTTTTTAATTACTTTAATAATCGGTAGCGTAGGATTGTTTTGTTTTACGGTGGGATATTCTTCTTTTGTTTTAAAGTTTAAAAAGATGCAGGGCATAAATACAACTTTACAAAATGTCTTTGGATTTTTATCTGGGTATACGATTCCCATCACAAAGTTTCCTATTGCACTCCGATTTGTTTCCTATCTCATTCCATTAACATATGCCATTCATGTGATGGATATAGAGTATATGGCTAGTCCAATTTTGATTGGTTTATTTGTGTTAGTAAGTCTGGTATGGCTAATCATTGGAATTCTTTTTGTCAATAAGAATTTAAATGGCATGAAAATGAGAGGGGACTTTGAACAATGGTGAAAATATGGGCTATTGTAAAAGCGAACTTCTTGACACAATGGCGGTATCAAGTGAATTTTTGGCTTCAAACTTTATCTATCTTCGTGATTATCTTTCCTTCTTTAACATTAACTTTCAATGACAATAAAGCTATTTGGGGCTTTTCTTCCGGCATACAGTATTCTTTTTATTTATTAGTCGCTTTGAGTATTTGGAGTTTTGTGGAGTGCCTTTGGTCGTTTACATTCCAATTAAGGAGTGAAATGAAACAAGGTATCTATGATGAAAATCAATTGCTGCCGATAAGTATGAATAAGCGAATGATTATATGGTCAATTGATGGTATTGTAAGTGCCATTGTGTCTTTTCTTCCGTTATTTATGCTTAGTATTTTATATAGTTTTATTAAAATTAGTTTGCTGGATTTCTTGGCTAGTGTATTGATTATCTTAATTTCTGTCTTTTCAGGTTATTCATTAGGGGTGATATTGATGGGACTAATGTTAGTTTGGAAAGAATGTGATCAATTTGTTTCTTTTATTGGGAATATAGCTCCATTTATTTGTGGCATGTTAGTACCTTTGGTGAATATGCCCATTGGATTACGCTTGGCAGGACTTTGGATGCCTTTTACTTGGGGCTTAGATAGTATTCGCTGTTTACTATTTGGGTACGAAACTTTATTACCTATTCCTTACGAAATGGGAATATTGTTTGTTTTGACAGGTATGTACTATATTGTTTCTAAATTAATATTTGTTAAATTAAACCGTTTATCAAAAAAGAAGGGTGGAATCATTGGGTATTAGCAACTTTTCTATTTTAAATCATCGTTTTCTTAGCGACACATAATGGTGATGAAAATGTTACAATAAATAAAATCTTGTCTTTAACACTTTCAAGAGAGTAAAAGGTCGCAGAAGTCCTTTATTTAAAGGGTTTCAGTGACTTTTTATTTTTGTAGCTGATAGGCGTACATTATTTGCTTGGCACATTGTCAATTCACCTCAAAAAACAAAAATCATCATTATAATACTCTTCGTGTATTGATATAAATCTGCTCACATGTTTAACCACCTTTATCTAGTGAAACCCTATCCTTAAAAATGGTAAAATAAAATCATGAAAAAAATAGTAGCCAATGCCCCTCTCCAGCAACAACTTTATCACCGGTATTTCAAAGAAAAAAATGGTCTAGTCAGTGGTGTGCAAATCGCTCCACTTTCTTCTTACTTAAACCAAGATTTCCAAGACCCACTCATTTTTATGTGGTCTATCCAAGCGGAATTAAGGAAAGCGGATTTTTCTTTATTCCCAAGCTACGCAGGTATGCTACAATACCCTTCTTTTGTTCAAGAAGTGATTCACTTTGCGAAAGATTGCATTGCCTTTGGTATTCAAAAAAAAGACTTACCGGAAAATGACAAGCTTGAAAAAGAATTAAAAGAACTGATTGGTCTTGTTTTACAATCATCTTTATTGGATGCTTATCGTAATGCAATTGAACAAAATAAACAATTAGACCTTTCTTCTTTAGAAGTAAAAGATATTGTTTTAGAAGATGATTACCATAGTCACTTATTAAAAGGGAAACTACCTTCTAGGTCTTTTTTCCAAGAAACTATTTCTGATTTAAGAACCGCTTTAAATATTCGCCAAGAAATGGAAGTGATGGCACAAGAAATCTGTTCTTTTAAAGGAAGTGTCAATATCGTATTATCTCAATATTCTTCCCAATTTCCTATTTTAAAACAAGTCTTTCATCGTTATGGCATTCCTTTTTCCGCTTATCAACAAGAACAACCGAGCCTTGTCGGAAGGATTTTTAAAGATTTATTCTTAGTGGCTTACCAACAAGATGTGAAGGCTTTCTTAGATTTAATTGAAAATAATGCCTTTCATCATTCTTTAAGCAAAGACGAGCAAAATGTATTATCAAAATATCTTAGCAAGGTTGAACCGGAATCCCCCAAATTACCAATTCAAAGCATGGAAGAATTATGGTCCGATGAAGCGAAAGCTTATGCTCGCTATCAAGAGCGAATCAATGCTTTTTATCTTGCTATTCAAGAAAACCTTTCTACTCTTTTACAAGCCGGTACCATCGTTGATAAACTCAAACAAAGCTATGATGTTTTCATAACCCTACCCTTTCTTAAAAACCTTCAGGAACAAAAACTTGCCTCTTCATTGGAATCCTTCTTAAATCAAATTGGTGATCAAGTGGATGAAGACAACTTGCCATTCTTTTTGGAACTATTGGATCACTTCAAATCCTTTTGTTTACCAAGTGAAATTGGACCAATCATGGTAACGGATTTACGCCATCCTGTTTTACAGGCGGAACTTTCTTACATCATTGGTTTGAATAGTGATGCATATCCTAATATCCCTAATAAATCAGGTATTTTCAATGAGGATTATTACGCTCAACTTTCTTATCCAAGCTATGAAGAACGCTATGAAACTTACCTTTCACAATTAAGTTGGATCTTTCATTCCGGTAAACAAATTCACTTCTCCTATTCCCAAAAGGATTATGAAGGTAAAAAACTAGAAGCTTCTTATGCCATTCAAAGTTTATTCACAAAGAAAAGCCAAATCATCAAAGCCAAGGAATTACTACCAAGAAAAACCAATCAACATGAAGAAAACTTATCCCCTTCTTTTATGCAAGAATGGTTTACCCAAAACCCGGTGGTGAAAGGTTCCGTCAGTTCCATTGAAGAATGGTATCGTTGTCCTTATCAATACTTCTTAAGTCGTCTTTTAAAAATACAAGAACAAAGTTCTTTTGAACCCAATAGTTTATACCTCGGCATCATCACCCATGCTATTTTAGAAAAGGCTTTTAAGCAAAAAGGAAGTCATTATTATGAATTAAGCTTAGAAGATATCCAACATCAATTGACTCCTTATTTTGAGCTTTGGAAAGAGTTAGACAAATCCCATGTTGAAGACATTGATTTAATGGAAAATAAGTTAGCTTCTAACATTCACTTCTCTTTACAATACTTAAAAGGATATGAAGAAAAACATGATTTCATTAAGCCAATCGCCAGTGAGCAGGAGTTCCATATCAATCTTTTTGATGGTTTAGAGCTAATCGGTAAAATTGACCGTATTGACCAAGATCAACGTAACCAAGATTACTACCTATATGACTACAAATCTTCAGAACATAGGATTGATAAATACAAATACTTATCTGGTCAACAAATTCAACTCATGACTTATAAATTAGTTTTAGAAAAAGATGGAGATAAAAAAGTTCGGGCTACGTATTATTTCAGTCTTTCACCTCAGAAACAAAAATTAGACTATCTTCAATATAAATTTAATCGAAGAAGCGTGGAAAAAGAGGCAGAAGATGTTTACGAGGGTGATTTTCTTCGTCCTACATTCCTTCATAATCAATCTCTTAGTGGTTGGAAATTAGATGATGATTTTTCTGATTACAACAAGAATACACTCAATAGTAAAAGCTTTAAAATTACCAACGATGATTTCAATGAAGTCACTTTGCGTTTGTTAATGAACTTTTATGAACAACTCAAGAAAGGCACCATTGAAAGAAAACCTCAGGATTGTACATTCTGTTCCTATAAGAGAATTTGTTCCTATAGAAATGGAGCCACCGAAACACACATTCCTGATTCAGTGTCTGAATTATTAGAAAAGCAACAGGAGGACAAGCAATGACAACCATGGATCAACAACGTCTTGCCATTCAAGAAAGAAACACCAATGTGCTTGTGTCCGCTTCTGCCGGGGCTGGTAAAACATATATGTTAATAGAAAGATTAGCCCAACGAGTTGTTCAAGACCATGTGAGTTTAGAACAAATTCTAGCCGTTACCTTCACCAAAGCGGCGGCGGCGGAAATGAAATCCCGTTTAGCCAGTAAACTTCATCAATTAAGAGACATAAGTGATAGTGAAAAAGGATGGATTGACCGCCAATTAGCTATCTTATCCAAAGCCGAAATATCCACCATTGACTCTTTTTGTCTAAATTTAGTGAAACAATATTATTCCATCATTGGTTTAAACCCGGCTCGTTTAAAACAAACTTTATCCGGTGGTCAAGAAAAAGAATTACAACATTTGGCTTTTGAAAAAGCCTTCTCTACCTTTTATCAACAAAATCCATCTAAAGCACTAGAACTTTCCAGGCATTTTGAATTAAAACCTCTTTCCCATTCACAAACCTTAGAGAAATCTGTGCATACCATCAACGATAAAGCTAAGTCCAGTTCTGATTATCAAGCATGGATGAATCACGCCTTATCTTTTTATCCAAAACTAACTCATTTTTCAGATTTCCCTAGTGAATTACAGGATTATTTCTTTTCCTATTGGCAAGAACAACTCTCTTCCATACAATCCATTTTAGAACAAATGAAAGATTGCTTAATTAGTGAAAAATCAAGTAATACTTCAAAAAAAATCGCCGATCTTTTGCGGGTGGTTTGTGATTATCAAAAAGAGTTAGAAAATCGCGATTATTCTACCGTGATTCGAATGACAAAACAAATAGCGAAATACCAATTCCGTAAAAAAGAAATTAGTGAATTAAGTAAACAATTTACTGAAATTCGTAATGCCCTGGAAGATTCTTTAGTGGAAGAACAACGCTTAGCGAAAGAAGCCCCCTATCTTCATGATACAGCACAAAACTTATTGTCTTTATGCCAAGCAACGGAATTGAATTATCAACAACTCAAAGCCGAAAACAATGTTTTAGACTTTCATGATATGGCTTTATTTTCTTTAGAAATCCTAGCGAAAAACAATGGCTATTTAGCCAAAAAACTTCAAAGAAAATACGCTGAAATTATGGTGGATGAATTTCAAGATACCTCTGCGCTTCAAAATAAAATCTTAACTATGATTTCTAATGGTCATAATCTTTTCCGGGTGGGGGATTTAAAGCAATCTATCTATGGATTTCGCAATGCGAAGCCGGAATTAATGGCTAGCCTTATGCAAGCTAATGAAGACAAAGTTTATCACTTAGAACATAACTATCGCTCAAAAGACCATATTGTTCAATTCACCAATGCCCTTTTTGGAAGCTTGATGAATTACGAAAATAGTTCTGTCCCTTATGCCGAAGAGGATCAGGTAACCATTGGCAATAGAGTCAAACAAGAAGACAACGATAAAGAATCCTCTGTTGTCAACATCATTCAAATCAATTCCAAAGACAAATTTCTCAGTGCCGCTTGGATTGGTCAAGAAATCCTTCATTTATTGGAAAAAGGGTATTCGTTTAAGGATATTTGTATATTAACACCAAGTCATTCGGACAAAGCTCAACTTCGTAAAGCCTTTGATGAAGTTCATATTCCGTACTCCATTGATGAGAAACAGGGATTTTTCAAATCCTCTGTTGTGCAAACCATAATGAGTTTTGTTCAATATTTCTGCAATGAACACGATGCTATCCATTTATTTGCGCTTTTACAATCTTCTCTATTTGAAGTTCAGGATATAGAATTTGCGGAAAGTCGTTTATCCTACAACCGAGAAACAACTACTTCTAGTTTCAATCAATATTTCTTAGACACACATATTGCTATCCAAAATCGTTTAGAAGCTCTAAAGAAACTCTTTCTTCAAGAAGGAAGCCTGGTTTTCTTACAAGCTCTTTCTACGGAAAATGATTTCTATCAGCGCCTTTCCGCTCAACAAAAAACAAATTTTGATTATTTATTGGATAAGATTGTTCAAGAAGAAGTGCTTGCACCTTATGATTTTTTACATTGGTTAGAAAGAAGTGAAGAAGAATATTCCACTGAATCCAACGCTCATTTGGAAGAAGAAAATCTCGTCAAAGTAGAAACAATCCATCATTCCAAGGGACTTCAATACAAAGTGGTTTTCTTATACAAATGTGATCAAAATCATTCCGGCAACGGTCCTGTCGAGGTTTCTAGTCAATATGGTATTGGTTTGGACTACCATGAATACGACTATTACAGCTATCATCCTTCTTTAGTGAAACGAATGATTCAACAAGATAATCACCGTAAAGCTGGAGAGGAGTTCTTACGGTTATCCTATGTGGCAGTTACACGAGCAGAAGAAAGGCTGTATTTAGTCGCTCCACTATCCAAAAAAGAAGGCTCTTTAACAAGAAACTTCATTCTAAATCACTGTAATTTAGGAACATTGGTTCAAGCGGCTTTAAGCCAACTACCTCCTTCTTTATATAAATGTCAAGAAATTAAAGAACTAGGCAATAGACAAGAATACACCTCTTCACAAGACTATCCTTTTGTACAAAAATTACCCTCTTATCCCGAAAATCTTTTTTCTATTGCAAAACAAGATTCTCCAAGCCATCATGCAATGCAATTAAAGCCACTTAACTTTAAGAAAAAGAATAAGACCGGTCAATCCTTTGGAACTAAAGTTCACGCTTATCTGGAAACGCTGCCAAATCATCCTGTTAAACTGGATGAAATCGATCATGAGTTACCACTCTTTACTAGAGAAAGTATTCTTTTCTACCAGAATAGTGATTGGATTCAAAGTCTTCTAAAAACCATGAAAATTCAGCGTGAGCTTCCTTATTACTATGAAGAAGATGGTCAATCGTATCATGGTATTATCGACTTTATCGCAACAAATGAACAAAAAGCCATCATCATCGACTACAAAACCGACCATTTAGAAAACGAACAAGCCTTTATCCAACGCTACCAAGCTCAGCTAAAACAATATCGCATGGCATTTGAAAATCGCTATCCAGACTTAGAGACTTGGATTTATTCTCTACATTTAAAGAAATTTATTTGTGTAAAGAAATAGACTAAGTATTGACTTCATAATTAAGCATAACCACAGATGAAAAGCACAACTGATTTCACCGGTTGTGCTTGGTATCACTGATTATTACATTTTTTATTTTGGCAATTTGAAATTTTATAGGGTCTAGTTGTATAAAATTAAAAACTCCTTTTTAGAATGAGATTGAATCTTATTCTGAAAGGAGGTTTTTTATTTATGATTAACGATTCAATCAGTTCTATCATCGCTCTTAAGGATGATGAAGTAGAATACTGTAAAGAGGTAATATCTAAAAAGAATAATAAAGATGTACACACCTTCTATGTACGCTTAGTAAACCACGGAGGTAGATGCCCTTATGATACTAAGTTTAGATAACGGGTATACATCCTACTCACCGGATAAACTAACTAACAAGGTTAAGAAATCAAGTAATCACATAAAAAGGAAATGATAAATCACTCCATCATTTCCTTAACTTTAGGTAAAACCCTACGTTTTTTCAAAGGGTTTTCCTACAAAATTTCAAAGGTTTTTCCAATCAATCCTACGAAATTTCAAATTACCTTAACAAGGTAGCATACAAAAGATTCTCTCTTACTTTTTTGGTCTCACATCATTCACAAATGTACAATATTCAATTCAGTCACAAAGTAGATAATTTACTTGTGTAAATCATCTTTAATTGTGATATGCAACATAAGCCTACAATAGCGATACTTAAACGGCACATAACGGTTACATTATTTATATTCTTAGTTTCTTTAAATGTTGCATAAAATAACGGAACCCAAAAAATTAAATTTCCGATTAAATTAAGCCCTATCTTATATTTCCAATCTAATTTAAGAAATAGTTCTATAAAAATAATTGCCAAGCCTAAAATACAAGTAAAGTTATTTCCATATACACAAACAATACCGTCATATGGCTTTATACCGTAAACATCAACCCATGTAAAAAATAATGTGGATAATGGTATTACTCGAAGCAAAAAGTTTATGATATTTTTTTTAGTTACGAATTCTACCATATCTGCCACCAGCCAGAGTTTACATTGTTATATACCACTTGACTGACCCCAGATGCTTCTAGTATTTGTGAAACAAAGTTTGCACAATCTCCACGATGGAAATAATGATATGCAGATGTGTTTGGACTAGTAGCATGAGCATGTGCATAAGATATGGCAGGGACAACATTTATAGCCGCTCTTGACTCTAAATTATTTTTTTCTTCAATTATTCTATCAGATTCAGCAGTATAATCTTCATATGCACTTGATTTTCCAAAATATTCCTTTGAAAAATGAGATTTATATGGTAGGTTACTAGCGATGACTTCACTTACTATTTTTTCTTCTCCATTGTCTATAACCCTTGATGATAAATCTAAAGAAGAAATTTTGACTATTTTATCATTTTTAAATTTGTTTTCATAAATATCAAAGAAAGCTCTCAAAAAACGATATTCATAATCCGCTTCCGAAATGCCCAAAGCATCTCCCGCATCATCAATAATCGAATATAGACCGCCGTAATAATCCTGCCAATTGGATTCTGATA comes from the Bulleidia sp. zg-1006 genome and includes:
- a CDS encoding exodeoxyribonuclease V subunit beta translates to MTTMDQQRLAIQERNTNVLVSASAGAGKTYMLIERLAQRVVQDHVSLEQILAVTFTKAAAAEMKSRLASKLHQLRDISDSEKGWIDRQLAILSKAEISTIDSFCLNLVKQYYSIIGLNPARLKQTLSGGQEKELQHLAFEKAFSTFYQQNPSKALELSRHFELKPLSHSQTLEKSVHTINDKAKSSSDYQAWMNHALSFYPKLTHFSDFPSELQDYFFSYWQEQLSSIQSILEQMKDCLISEKSSNTSKKIADLLRVVCDYQKELENRDYSTVIRMTKQIAKYQFRKKEISELSKQFTEIRNALEDSLVEEQRLAKEAPYLHDTAQNLLSLCQATELNYQQLKAENNVLDFHDMALFSLEILAKNNGYLAKKLQRKYAEIMVDEFQDTSALQNKILTMISNGHNLFRVGDLKQSIYGFRNAKPELMASLMQANEDKVYHLEHNYRSKDHIVQFTNALFGSLMNYENSSVPYAEEDQVTIGNRVKQEDNDKESSVVNIIQINSKDKFLSAAWIGQEILHLLEKGYSFKDICILTPSHSDKAQLRKAFDEVHIPYSIDEKQGFFKSSVVQTIMSFVQYFCNEHDAIHLFALLQSSLFEVQDIEFAESRLSYNRETTTSSFNQYFLDTHIAIQNRLEALKKLFLQEGSLVFLQALSTENDFYQRLSAQQKTNFDYLLDKIVQEEVLAPYDFLHWLERSEEEYSTESNAHLEEENLVKVETIHHSKGLQYKVVFLYKCDQNHSGNGPVEVSSQYGIGLDYHEYDYYSYHPSLVKRMIQQDNHRKAGEEFLRLSYVAVTRAEERLYLVAPLSKKEGSLTRNFILNHCNLGTLVQAALSQLPPSLYKCQEIKELGNRQEYTSSQDYPFVQKLPSYPENLFSIAKQDSPSHHAMQLKPLNFKKKNKTGQSFGTKVHAYLETLPNHPVKLDEIDHELPLFTRESILFYQNSDWIQSLLKTMKIQRELPYYYEEDGQSYHGIIDFIATNEQKAIIIDYKTDHLENEQAFIQRYQAQLKQYRMAFENRYPDLETWIYSLHLKKFICVKK
- a CDS encoding amidase domain-containing protein, whose protein sequence is MKKIIAGLIAIIMLIIPIQSVFAEENNKLDSVNSAEKIESIKTEFEQMFGFDDSRTISLKGVTNKMFIEFDSQEDALYKIKNRCSGILEKIKKQYSLDDLSESNWQDYYGGLYSIIDDAGDALGISEADYEYRFLRAFFDIYENKFKNDKIVKISSLDLSSRVIDNGEEKIVSEVIASNLPYKSHFSKEYFGKSSAYEDYTAESDRIIEEKNNLESRAAINVVPAISYAHAHATSPNTSAYHYFHRGDCANFVSQILEASGVSQVVYNNVNSGWWQIW